The proteins below come from a single bacterium genomic window:
- a CDS encoding helix-turn-helix transcriptional regulator, which yields MTPAPNEPSDSTLLPKEVGQRLRLLREQAGLSQEAVALLLGLERTTGKAQISKMETGHYRSGPGFVRVLDYLRACGCGVDALLDVLDRYTSRERVTDEQAHKGVLEAIRTMPPQFARRALYYHVGLSYGGRRRVRRSPAAAERVRRAIARGNSEWQRMQLQHELNNVLSRLHIGWDHTVAIHLRSYGRLVFATMRRLRKARPGWRERAHERLDEWPAKYGLDPAPFRQMKEAVMKLFEKMERAGQI from the coding sequence GTGACGCCAGCCCCAAATGAGCCCTCCGATTCTACCCTACTTCCGAAGGAAGTAGGGCAACGACTGCGCCTGCTTCGGGAGCAGGCCGGGTTATCGCAGGAGGCCGTGGCCTTGTTGTTGGGACTTGAGCGGACCACGGGCAAGGCGCAAATCTCGAAGATGGAAACCGGCCACTATCGGTCCGGACCGGGGTTCGTGCGGGTGCTGGACTATCTCAGGGCATGCGGGTGCGGGGTTGATGCGCTGTTGGATGTGCTTGACCGGTACACTTCGCGCGAGCGCGTTACCGACGAGCAGGCACACAAAGGCGTGCTTGAAGCCATCAGGACCATGCCGCCGCAATTCGCGCGCCGGGCCCTGTACTATCACGTTGGGTTGTCTTACGGAGGCAGGCGACGCGTGCGGCGCTCGCCCGCTGCCGCCGAGCGGGTCAGGCGGGCGATTGCCCGGGGCAATTCTGAGTGGCAGCGGATGCAATTGCAGCACGAGTTGAACAACGTGCTTAGCCGGTTGCACATCGGTTGGGACCACACGGTGGCGATTCACCTGCGTTCGTATGGACGGCTCGTGTTCGCGACCATGCGGCGGCTGCGCAAGGCCAGGCCGGGCTGGCGCGAGCGGGCGCATGAGCGGCTGGACGAATGGCCTGCGAAATATGGGCTGGACCCTGCGCCGTTCCGGCAGATGAAGGAAGCGGTGATGAAGCTGTTTGAGAAGATGGAACGAGCAGGGCAGATTTGA
- a CDS encoding DUF192 domain-containing protein has translation MPLALCLLSCGRSSIANRESKIENPASPRPGLPTTELRIKSAHALAEVATQSLDQAVGLMYRRSMAQDSGMLFAFDDDEVQHFWMKNTLIPLSIAFITRDSLISNILEMAPLDTTTPYVSSKPVRYALEMNAGWFETHGIKPGDTVRGLPRE, from the coding sequence TTGCCACTTGCACTTTGCCTCCTGTCCTGCGGTCGTTCCTCAATCGCCAATCGAGAATCTAAGATCGAAAATCCCGCATCCCCTCGCCCCGGTCTTCCCACCACCGAACTGCGCATCAAGAGCGCCCATGCCCTGGCCGAGGTAGCCACGCAGTCGCTCGACCAGGCTGTCGGGCTCATGTACCGGCGCAGCATGGCTCAGGACTCCGGCATGCTCTTCGCCTTCGACGATGACGAAGTCCAGCACTTCTGGATGAAGAACACGCTCATTCCGCTGAGCATCGCCTTCATCACCCGCGACTCACTCATCTCGAACATACTCGAGATGGCACCCCTGGACACGACGACGCCCTACGTCTCGTCGAAGCCCGTCCGCTACGCGCTGGAGATGAACGCAGGCTGGTTTGAAACCCACGGCATCAAACCCGGCGACACGGTCCGGGGCCTGCCGCGCGAATAG
- a CDS encoding DUF433 domain-containing protein: MNWKDRITVDPLVCHGRACIKGTRIMVSVILDNLAAGVPPAEIVKSYPPLTLEDISAALSYATAA; the protein is encoded by the coding sequence GTGAACTGGAAAGATAGAATCACGGTGGACCCGCTGGTGTGCCACGGCCGTGCGTGTATCAAGGGCACGCGTATCATGGTGTCCGTGATCCTGGACAATCTCGCGGCCGGCGTTCCACCGGCGGAAATCGTCAAGAGCTATCCGCCGCTGACTCTTGAAGACATCAGCGCAGCGCTGAGCTACGCTACCGCAGCTTGA
- the glyS gene encoding glycine--tRNA ligase subunit beta, with product MKQLLLEIGTEEIPASFLGPALSDLERRVRAALSEHEIPAGKAELFSTPRRLALRLNDVADGKPAQIVELQGPPKKAAFDAQGNPTKTAVGFSAAHGKTPADLYVKQTPRGEYVFIKKQADPVPTTKVLREGLPGIISALPFPKNMRWDASGVRFARPIRWLVCLFGSEVVEFQFGELKSGAESQGLRNSLPRAFPIPSPAEYEATIRTHGVIVPREARRKAIAEELARLAASVGGQPVEDDELVEETTDITESPELLLCSFHSDYLELPAEILTTALKKHQRCFSVQGPAPDPQSPVPLSALLPHFVAVTNTPGCDHAMVTSWYDKAAESRLRDARFFVDADLKHGLEALVEEEKQVTWIEGMGTYHDKTQRLRELCRHISSQVACTDTEVLDRAALLCKADLLTNMVREKEFTSLQGRIGGIYARRLGEPPAVADAIAEHYLPRFIGDKLPATLNGALLSIADKLDNIVATFLTGEIPTGSEDPFALRRQATGLLTIVLEQNLSIDIGELVATAVRLFPSAKAEYSAQIPGLLRERLNALLAEKGIRYDIAAAVMETSWQQPAQALIRANALSAFRDEPEFLKLVVGQKRVANILKGLTVEGLPAEPLFAEPTEKLLWQESREVEPDLDRCLASHDYRHAFELLLNLRPTIDKFFDDVLVMAKEEDVRLNRLRLLSYVRSLFGRVADLSKIVIEGQ from the coding sequence ATGAAGCAACTGCTCCTGGAAATCGGCACTGAAGAAATCCCCGCCTCGTTCCTCGGGCCGGCTCTATCCGACCTCGAGCGCCGGGTCCGCGCCGCCCTGTCGGAGCACGAGATCCCGGCCGGCAAGGCTGAACTCTTCTCGACCCCGCGCCGCCTCGCCCTCCGGCTGAACGATGTGGCCGACGGCAAACCCGCGCAGATCGTAGAACTGCAGGGCCCGCCCAAGAAGGCGGCGTTCGACGCCCAAGGCAATCCCACCAAGACCGCGGTCGGGTTCAGCGCCGCCCACGGCAAGACCCCTGCCGACCTCTACGTGAAGCAGACGCCGCGCGGCGAATACGTGTTCATCAAGAAACAGGCTGACCCGGTGCCAACCACAAAGGTGCTTCGTGAGGGGCTTCCCGGAATCATCAGCGCGCTGCCGTTCCCGAAGAACATGCGCTGGGATGCAAGCGGTGTAAGATTCGCCCGTCCGATACGCTGGCTGGTCTGCCTGTTCGGCTCAGAGGTCGTCGAGTTCCAGTTCGGCGAACTCAAGTCCGGGGCCGAGTCGCAGGGCCTCCGCAACTCGCTCCCGCGGGCCTTCCCAATTCCGAGCCCGGCCGAGTATGAAGCCACGATCAGGACTCACGGCGTAATCGTCCCGCGTGAAGCACGACGCAAGGCTATCGCGGAGGAACTCGCACGACTTGCCGCGAGCGTCGGCGGTCAGCCGGTCGAAGATGACGAGCTCGTCGAAGAGACCACGGACATAACTGAGTCCCCCGAACTACTCCTCTGCTCATTCCACTCCGACTACCTGGAACTGCCCGCCGAGATACTCACGACCGCGCTCAAGAAGCACCAGCGCTGCTTCTCAGTTCAGGGGCCAGCCCCCGACCCCCAGTCCCCGGTCCCTCTGTCAGCGCTCCTCCCCCACTTCGTCGCCGTCACCAACACGCCCGGCTGCGACCACGCGATGGTCACAAGCTGGTACGACAAGGCCGCTGAGTCCCGTCTCCGCGACGCCCGCTTCTTCGTCGACGCCGACCTCAAGCATGGCCTCGAAGCCCTGGTTGAGGAAGAGAAACAGGTAACATGGATTGAAGGCATGGGCACCTATCACGACAAGACCCAGCGCCTGCGCGAACTCTGCCGTCATATCTCCAGCCAGGTCGCTTGCACGGACACGGAAGTGCTCGACCGCGCCGCGCTGCTCTGCAAGGCCGACCTGCTCACGAACATGGTGCGCGAGAAAGAGTTCACGTCGCTGCAGGGCCGCATCGGCGGCATTTACGCCCGCAGGCTGGGCGAGCCGCCGGCAGTGGCCGACGCCATCGCCGAACACTACCTGCCCCGCTTCATCGGCGACAAGCTGCCTGCTACCTTGAACGGTGCGCTGCTGTCCATTGCCGACAAGCTCGACAACATCGTCGCAACATTCCTGACCGGCGAGATTCCGACGGGCTCCGAAGACCCGTTTGCCCTACGCCGTCAGGCAACCGGACTTCTCACCATCGTGCTCGAACAGAACCTGTCGATTGACATCGGCGAACTCGTGGCGACCGCGGTCCGTCTGTTCCCGTCCGCCAAGGCGGAATACTCCGCTCAGATACCCGGTCTGCTCCGTGAACGGCTCAATGCCCTGCTCGCCGAGAAAGGCATCCGCTACGACATCGCGGCAGCCGTCATGGAGACAAGCTGGCAGCAACCCGCCCAGGCCCTGATTCGGGCCAACGCGCTATCCGCGTTCCGTGACGAACCCGAGTTCCTGAAACTCGTCGTCGGCCAGAAGCGCGTGGCCAACATCCTCAAAGGCCTGACCGTCGAAGGCCTGCCCGCCGAGCCACTCTTCGCTGAGCCCACCGAGAAGCTGCTCTGGCAGGAGTCACGCGAGGTCGAACCCGACCTCGACCGCTGCCTTGCGTCGCACGACTACCGGCACGCCTTCGAGCTGCTGCTAAACCTGCGTCCGACGATCGACAAGTTCTTCGACGACGTCCTTGTCATGGCGAAGGAAGAAGACGTCCGTTTGAACCGCCTGCGCCTGCTCTCATATGTCCGCTCCCTGTTCGGCAGGGTTGCGGACCTATCCAAGATAGTCATCGAAGGACAGTAG
- a CDS encoding four helix bundle suffix domain-containing protein has protein sequence MASGREPETHLIPPHGGYQKLKSFQMAEIVYDATIAFCDRFIEKRSRTHDQMVQAARSGRQNIAEASQASGTSRKTELKLVGVARASLEELLLDYQDFLRHKELVLWGRDDARTRGVRALVYGPNRSYRTYSDSVERGDPETAANTLICLIHQTSFLLDRQLRQLEGRFLDEGGFTERLYRLRKARQ, from the coding sequence ATGGCCTCTGGACGGGAACCTGAAACCCATCTCATTCCGCCGCACGGTGGGTATCAGAAGCTCAAGTCGTTCCAGATGGCCGAGATCGTCTACGACGCGACCATCGCTTTCTGCGACCGGTTCATCGAGAAGCGTTCAAGAACTCATGACCAGATGGTGCAGGCGGCGCGTTCAGGACGCCAGAACATCGCCGAGGCAAGCCAGGCATCCGGCACCTCGCGCAAGACCGAACTCAAACTTGTGGGAGTCGCCCGCGCCAGCCTTGAGGAACTGCTGCTCGACTACCAAGATTTCCTCAGACACAAGGAGCTCGTGCTTTGGGGCAGAGACGATGCGCGGACTCGCGGAGTGCGCGCGCTCGTCTATGGGCCCAATAGGTCCTACAGGACCTATTCCGACTCGGTTGAGCGCGGCGACCCCGAGACCGCGGCCAACACACTCATCTGCCTTATCCACCAGACGAGCTTCCTCCTGGACCGACAACTCAGGCAACTCGAAGGCCGGTTCCTAGACGAAGGCGGCTTCACCGAGCGCCTCTACAGGCTTCGCAAGGCCCGCCAGTAG